In Epinephelus moara isolate mb chromosome 9, YSFRI_EMoa_1.0, whole genome shotgun sequence, a genomic segment contains:
- the tbx3a gene encoding T-box transcription factor TBX3a isoform X2 has product MNFLMRDPVIQGSSMAYHPFIPHRGPEFAMSAMLGHQPPFFPALALPPSGSLSLPGALGKPIMDQLMGAAETGLHFSSLGHQAAAAHLRPLKTLEPEEEVEDDPKVHLEAKELWELFHKRGTEMVITKSGRRMFPPFKVRCTGLDKKAKYILLMDIVAADDCRYKFHNSRWMVAGKADPEMPKRMYIHPDSPATGEQWMSKVVNFHKLKLTNNISDKHGFTILNSMHKYQPRFHIVRANDILKLPYSTFRTYVFPETDFIAVTAYQNDKITQLKIDHNPFAKGFRDTGNGRREKRKQLALQSMRSYEEQQKKENGASDDSSGEQAPFKCFGQASSPAVSTAGPPHLKDFCDSDEDSDDESKDGHIKDGPDSSKITTTTKDGKDHDGSPAKGHPFSNTDSASRTRDSGARTEKSQADSRQSPITVISSTTRSGEDLKSPSLDQPKSDECRSISKDSFMPLTVQTDSPHTAHGHLHNFGFPTGLTGQQFFNHLGSAHPFLLHPSQFNMGGAFSNMAAGMGPLLAAVSTGGVSTMDTTSMASPSQSLTGAPGLPFHLQQHVLASQGLAMSPFGSLFPYPYTYMAAAAAASSAASSAVHRHPFLNAVRPRLRYSPYSLPMTVPDSTLLTTAMPSMAGSGAELKGDGIVPASPVSGVTLDSTSEVTSHSSTISSGSVSMSPKTCTEKDAANELQSIQRLVSGLDSNQDRPRSGSP; this is encoded by the exons ATGAACTTCCTGATGAGAGACCCAGTCATACAGGGATCAAGTATGGCATATCATCCGTTTATACCTCACCGGGGTCCGGAATTTGCCATGAGTGCAATGCTGGGTCACCAGCCTCCTTTCTTCCCGGCTCTGGCGCTCCCTCCCAGcggctccctctctctgccgGGCGCCCTGGGAAAGCCGATCATGGACCAGCTGATGGGAGCCGCGGAGACCGGCCTCCACTTCTCTTCGCTGGGGCACCAGGCTGCTGCCGCCCACCTCAGGCCTCTCAAGACTCTGGAGCCTGAAGAGGAGGTTGAAGACGACCCTAAAGTTCACCTGGAAGCCAAGGAGCTTTGGGAACTCTTCCACAAGAGAGGCACCGAGATGGTGATCACCAAATCCGGAAG GCGGATGTTCCCCCCGTTCAAAGTGAGGTGCACTGGTCTGGACAAAAAGGCCAAATATATTCTCTTGATGGATATTGTTGCAGCCGACGACTGCAGGTACAAATTTCATAACTCCCGCTGGATGGTGGCGGGGAAGGCCGACCCCGAAATGCCAAAGAGGATGTACATTCACCCGGACAGTCCGGCTACTGGTGAACAGTGGATGTCAAAAGTCGTCAATTTTCACAAACTCAAGCTGACGAATAACATCTCCGACAAGCATGGATTT accATACTTAACTCGATGCACAAATATCAGCCTCGGTTTCACATTGTGAGGGCCAACGATATTCTCAAACTCCCGTACAGTACCTTCAGGACTTACGTTTTTCCTGAAACGGATTTCATTGCCGTGACTGCTTATCAGAATGACAAG ATAACCCAACTGAAAATCGACCATAATCCATTTGCCAAAGGATTCCGTGACACGGGCAATGGCAGACGGGAAAAGAG GAAACAGCTGGCCCTGCAATCCATGCGTTCATACGAGGAGCAGCAGAAAAAGGAGAACGGCGCGTCAGACGACTCCTCTGGAGAGCAGGCTCCCTTTAAGTGCTTCGGCCAGGCCTCGTCCCCTGCCGTGTCTACCGCGGGCCCCCCACACCTGAAAG ATTTCTGTGACAGCGATGAGGACAGCGACGATGAGAGCAAAGATGGACACATCAAAGATGGTCCGGACTCCAGCAAGATTACAACAACCACGAAGGATGGGAAGGATCACGATGGGAGCCCAGCTAAGGGTCATCCCTTTAGTAACACTGACTCTGCCAGCAGGACGCGCGACAGCGGAGCCAGGACTGAGAAAAGTCAGGCAGACTCGCGGCAGAGCCCCATCACCGTCATCTCCAGCACCACCCGCTCTGGAGAAGACCTCAAGAGCCCGAGCCTGGACCAGCCCAAATCGGACGAGTGCAGGTCGATAAGCAAAGACAGTTTCATGCCTTTGACTGTTCAGACTGACAGCCCGCACACAGCCCACGGTCACTTGCATAATTTTGGATTTCCAACGGGCCTAACAGGACAACAGTTTTTCAATCACCTTGGGAGCGCGCACCCGTTTCTCTTGCACCCCAGCCAGTTCAACATGGGAGGTGCATTCTCAAACATGGCCGCGGGCATGGGGCCACTATTGGCAGCTGTGTCcacgggaggggtgagcaccATGGACACGACTAGCATGGCATCGCCTTCGCAAAGCTTGACGGGAGCGCCAGGCTTGCCATTTCATCTGCAGCAACATGTCTTGGCATCACAG GGCCTTGCCATGTCTCCGTTTGGCAGTTTGTTCCCCTATCCGTACACGTACATGGCAGCAGCCGCGGCAGCCTCCTCTGCTGCCTCCTCGGCGGTGCACCGGCACCCTTTCCTGAACGCAGTGCGCCCCCGACTCAGGTACAGCCCTTACTCCCTCCCCATGACGGTACCGGACAGCACGCTGCTCACCACCGCCATGCCCTCCATGGCCGGCAGCGGGGCCGAGCTGAAAGGAGACGGCATTGTCCCAGCCAGCCCCGTGTCTGGTGTCACCCTGGATTCCACATCGGAGGTGACCAGTCACTCGTCCACCATATCCTCCGGCTCGGTTTCCATGTCCCCCAAAACTTGCACGGAGAAGGACGCCGCCAATGAGCTGCAGAGCATCCAGCGCCTGGTCAGCGGACTGGACTCAAATCAGGACAGGCCACGGAGCGGGTCCCCCTag
- the tbx3a gene encoding T-box transcription factor TBX3a isoform X1, with protein MNFLMRDPVIQGSSMAYHPFIPHRGPEFAMSAMLGHQPPFFPALALPPSGSLSLPGALGKPIMDQLMGAAETGLHFSSLGHQAAAAHLRPLKTLEPEEEVEDDPKVHLEAKELWELFHKRGTEMVITKSGRRMFPPFKVRCTGLDKKAKYILLMDIVAADDCRYKFHNSRWMVAGKADPEMPKRMYIHPDSPATGEQWMSKVVNFHKLKLTNNISDKHGFVSSTNTILNSMHKYQPRFHIVRANDILKLPYSTFRTYVFPETDFIAVTAYQNDKITQLKIDHNPFAKGFRDTGNGRREKRKQLALQSMRSYEEQQKKENGASDDSSGEQAPFKCFGQASSPAVSTAGPPHLKDFCDSDEDSDDESKDGHIKDGPDSSKITTTTKDGKDHDGSPAKGHPFSNTDSASRTRDSGARTEKSQADSRQSPITVISSTTRSGEDLKSPSLDQPKSDECRSISKDSFMPLTVQTDSPHTAHGHLHNFGFPTGLTGQQFFNHLGSAHPFLLHPSQFNMGGAFSNMAAGMGPLLAAVSTGGVSTMDTTSMASPSQSLTGAPGLPFHLQQHVLASQGLAMSPFGSLFPYPYTYMAAAAAASSAASSAVHRHPFLNAVRPRLRYSPYSLPMTVPDSTLLTTAMPSMAGSGAELKGDGIVPASPVSGVTLDSTSEVTSHSSTISSGSVSMSPKTCTEKDAANELQSIQRLVSGLDSNQDRPRSGSP; from the exons ATGAACTTCCTGATGAGAGACCCAGTCATACAGGGATCAAGTATGGCATATCATCCGTTTATACCTCACCGGGGTCCGGAATTTGCCATGAGTGCAATGCTGGGTCACCAGCCTCCTTTCTTCCCGGCTCTGGCGCTCCCTCCCAGcggctccctctctctgccgGGCGCCCTGGGAAAGCCGATCATGGACCAGCTGATGGGAGCCGCGGAGACCGGCCTCCACTTCTCTTCGCTGGGGCACCAGGCTGCTGCCGCCCACCTCAGGCCTCTCAAGACTCTGGAGCCTGAAGAGGAGGTTGAAGACGACCCTAAAGTTCACCTGGAAGCCAAGGAGCTTTGGGAACTCTTCCACAAGAGAGGCACCGAGATGGTGATCACCAAATCCGGAAG GCGGATGTTCCCCCCGTTCAAAGTGAGGTGCACTGGTCTGGACAAAAAGGCCAAATATATTCTCTTGATGGATATTGTTGCAGCCGACGACTGCAGGTACAAATTTCATAACTCCCGCTGGATGGTGGCGGGGAAGGCCGACCCCGAAATGCCAAAGAGGATGTACATTCACCCGGACAGTCCGGCTACTGGTGAACAGTGGATGTCAAAAGTCGTCAATTTTCACAAACTCAAGCTGACGAATAACATCTCCGACAAGCATGGATTTGTAAGTTCAACTAAT accATACTTAACTCGATGCACAAATATCAGCCTCGGTTTCACATTGTGAGGGCCAACGATATTCTCAAACTCCCGTACAGTACCTTCAGGACTTACGTTTTTCCTGAAACGGATTTCATTGCCGTGACTGCTTATCAGAATGACAAG ATAACCCAACTGAAAATCGACCATAATCCATTTGCCAAAGGATTCCGTGACACGGGCAATGGCAGACGGGAAAAGAG GAAACAGCTGGCCCTGCAATCCATGCGTTCATACGAGGAGCAGCAGAAAAAGGAGAACGGCGCGTCAGACGACTCCTCTGGAGAGCAGGCTCCCTTTAAGTGCTTCGGCCAGGCCTCGTCCCCTGCCGTGTCTACCGCGGGCCCCCCACACCTGAAAG ATTTCTGTGACAGCGATGAGGACAGCGACGATGAGAGCAAAGATGGACACATCAAAGATGGTCCGGACTCCAGCAAGATTACAACAACCACGAAGGATGGGAAGGATCACGATGGGAGCCCAGCTAAGGGTCATCCCTTTAGTAACACTGACTCTGCCAGCAGGACGCGCGACAGCGGAGCCAGGACTGAGAAAAGTCAGGCAGACTCGCGGCAGAGCCCCATCACCGTCATCTCCAGCACCACCCGCTCTGGAGAAGACCTCAAGAGCCCGAGCCTGGACCAGCCCAAATCGGACGAGTGCAGGTCGATAAGCAAAGACAGTTTCATGCCTTTGACTGTTCAGACTGACAGCCCGCACACAGCCCACGGTCACTTGCATAATTTTGGATTTCCAACGGGCCTAACAGGACAACAGTTTTTCAATCACCTTGGGAGCGCGCACCCGTTTCTCTTGCACCCCAGCCAGTTCAACATGGGAGGTGCATTCTCAAACATGGCCGCGGGCATGGGGCCACTATTGGCAGCTGTGTCcacgggaggggtgagcaccATGGACACGACTAGCATGGCATCGCCTTCGCAAAGCTTGACGGGAGCGCCAGGCTTGCCATTTCATCTGCAGCAACATGTCTTGGCATCACAG GGCCTTGCCATGTCTCCGTTTGGCAGTTTGTTCCCCTATCCGTACACGTACATGGCAGCAGCCGCGGCAGCCTCCTCTGCTGCCTCCTCGGCGGTGCACCGGCACCCTTTCCTGAACGCAGTGCGCCCCCGACTCAGGTACAGCCCTTACTCCCTCCCCATGACGGTACCGGACAGCACGCTGCTCACCACCGCCATGCCCTCCATGGCCGGCAGCGGGGCCGAGCTGAAAGGAGACGGCATTGTCCCAGCCAGCCCCGTGTCTGGTGTCACCCTGGATTCCACATCGGAGGTGACCAGTCACTCGTCCACCATATCCTCCGGCTCGGTTTCCATGTCCCCCAAAACTTGCACGGAGAAGGACGCCGCCAATGAGCTGCAGAGCATCCAGCGCCTGGTCAGCGGACTGGACTCAAATCAGGACAGGCCACGGAGCGGGTCCCCCTag